The Methanothermobacter sp. genome includes a window with the following:
- a CDS encoding EhaE family protein — MLETQIWFYAGAALVIIGSIATVAGPGVRDPIVRILNTEIPAVGVSLIFLTYNHTLALLTFIAATTIMTLILLRAVIRLEEMGVEG; from the coding sequence TTGCTTGAAACCCAGATATGGTTCTATGCAGGGGCCGCACTTGTAATAATAGGCTCCATTGCAACCGTCGCAGGTCCCGGTGTAAGGGACCCAATAGTCAGGATACTGAACACCGAGATACCGGCGGTTGGTGTTTCACTCATATTCCTCACCTACAACCACACACTGGCACTCCTCACCTTCATCGCGGCCACAACAATCATGACACTGATACTCCTCAGGGCCGTTATAAGGCTCGAGGAGATGGGGGTGGAAGGATGA
- a CDS encoding DUF2106 family protein, whose protein sequence is MSLGRILNELANPKRIPRLFAFSLGLVLLVGFLVPLTLNENQLYPRPLPQEQINSKDPLAPYDRGGVPLKEPGDVKSQYPQFEVNLGKITAYLSPIAIAIKGLTHYFGTSIYSSPGGLIDEILYYTRGLDTVLESSILMMAFTIASWVALNFTVRRRKP, encoded by the coding sequence ATGAGCCTTGGAAGAATCCTCAACGAACTGGCAAACCCCAAGAGGATACCCCGCCTATTTGCATTCTCACTTGGACTCGTGCTCCTTGTGGGTTTTTTGGTGCCATTAACACTGAATGAGAACCAGCTCTACCCGAGACCACTTCCACAGGAGCAGATTAACAGCAAGGACCCCCTGGCACCCTACGACCGCGGCGGGGTTCCGCTCAAGGAACCCGGTGACGTGAAGTCCCAGTACCCCCAGTTTGAGGTTAACCTGGGTAAGATCACGGCTTACCTGTCACCGATAGCGATAGCCATCAAGGGCCTGACCCACTACTTCGGGACCTCAATATACTCATCCCCAGGGGGCCTCATAGATGAGATACTCTACTACACAAGGGGCCTTGATACGGTACTTGAGTCAAGCATACTCATGATGGCATTCACCATAGCATCAT
- a CDS encoding DUF2108 domain-containing protein, with protein NLTNTGIFVIFTGAAGIILLPRPLDKIIMFSLLQGGFVMVLAAARYLDVATAAALFDPISTVILLMAVMRINDVRVARGEDLV; from the coding sequence TTAACCTTACAAACACAGGAATTTTCGTGATATTCACAGGTGCCGCAGGTATCATACTCCTTCCAAGGCCCCTTGATAAGATAATAATGTTCTCTCTGCTTCAGGGGGGCTTTGTGATGGTCCTCGCGGCGGCCAGATACCTTGACGTGGCCACAGCAGCGGCCCTCTTTGACCCCATATCAACTGTGATACTGCTCATGGCTGTTATGAGAATCAATGATGTGAGGGTAGCGAGGGGTGAGGATCTTGTCTGA